The Xyrauchen texanus isolate HMW12.3.18 chromosome 4, RBS_HiC_50CHRs, whole genome shotgun sequence genome segment TAATTTTAAGCACTTATGACTCTCTTTATACCCTAattaatcaaaacaaaaatacaaattatatagtATCTTCCAAGTCTTCCCAACCCATTAAAAAATTAACttttcattgaaaatgtttcccccaccatagctctcaaatctagATTGCGCTTGTGTACAACTAAATAAAAATGGCCCATCTAGACGTCTCATGCCAGGTTTTGCATCGCTGTTGTCAAAACTCACTGCTCCCTCATGTCTCATCATTGAAATCATGCCTTGACACACCatatgagatttgagagctaagaTGAAGGGAAAGATTTTCAGAGAGTAACTAAATTTCAGACTTTTCCTCACGCAAAGCAGTCAAATGATTTTATAAGACTTCCCAATATGGAAAAGAGCACTGGACATTCTGGAATATTTATTCTTTTGTGTTGCAGGAAAAAAATTAAGTCAAAGacttaataatgtgaaaaaatctGACATTATTGTCTTTTTGTAATTTGAGTTTAAGTATCAACTTAATATGCTTATTACCTTGGTGTGCTCTCTTGCTGATGGAAGTAGATGGTTCCAGAAGGGTGCGCCCTTTGCATCAGTGCTGCGACAGGATGCTAATCCAAGCCCCGGTGCCAACAGTGCCAGTCGACTGCGTTTTGAGGTGGATGGGCCCTCATCTTCCGAGCAGGATTCTCCTGTATCGCTGGATGAGAGAAGTCTCTTCTTTACTGGGCAAGAACTGGATGACCCCATCAGGCCATTTGCTTCCATTGGAGCTTTCTCAGGAGAGCTCAGTCCATTGGAGTAGGTGGTCTTTTTTTCTGATGGTGGAGGAGAGGATTCAAAACTGGTCCCCCATTCGAGAGCTTCAGCTGGTGTTGAAAATGGGACAGGTGCCCAACTGCTCTCCATGGTGTACAATGTCCCCTTGACCTCCAGAGAGAGGTTACAGTTGTTGCGGTCCTCATCCCGTGGCCCTTCTATGGAACCAGCTTGGACATTCCCAGCTGTGGAGGCCTCAGTCCTAGGAGTAAGGGTGGAAGGACTCCCCTCACAGTGCACCCTGGCAGAGTGAGGCCCCTGTGGGTCCACCATGGGGGGAGACTTTGGGGAAAGTGGGACAAATGCATCCGGGATTGGCCTGTCATGGTTATGCTGGGCCGGTCGACGACCAGGAATGGGAGGGTGTGAGGGGGAAAGGGGGGGTGACCTAGGGATTTCTGGGTCTCTGTGCTCAAGGAGTGTGCTGGAAAACAGTGGTTCAACCCCAGACCCACAAAGCACCTCCCCATCGGACTCATCATCCACTTcctcttgaaaaagatgcttttgggcaaCAGAGACTGCCGGTCCCTCCAGGCCACGCTTCACACCTACTCTGATTGCCCGTGGTGCATCTTGACTTTCCCCAAATCCACCTCTCTGGGATAGGATGGATAGTTGGTAGACTTTCTGCAGCCTGATCTCTTCTTCTCCAAAAGGCCTGGGAACTCCTCGCCGTAGCGCTGGTTCAGGGCTCTCGCTCTGAGTGCTAGGCATCAGTAAATCCCCATCCTGGGCTGGAAGCTCAATGGCTGGCTCTTTACGAGCCAGTTCTACGTGGATGTGACGCATAGTGCCTTTGCTTGCCCTGGGTGATTGTTTCAAGGGAAGTTGTGCAGTGTTAAGTAATACAAACACAAACTCTAGAGAGTTCTAGAATGTCCAAAAAAGTGCAACAAGGTTTTGAAAGTGAAAATATGCTTCCCGTCTCATAGATGGAAGGCTCTATATTCCAGGGGTCAGTTGTGGAGTTAGCACATACTGATTTCCACAATGGACACAGCTTCTGAAGTAAAACAAACAGGCGTAAGcaaatttatatttacatatgaTTGAGAATACAGTATTTATGGTACACGTATCATGAATACATCTGCATATAGAAGTGCAGCCATTTTTATAACTTACATGCCTGTTGGTGCCTGGAGCTTGACCACAGGCCCTTTCACATCCAGCCTGGCAGCTTTTGAATTGTGTTGACCCTTGATCCCTGACCCTAGCCCCTGAGATTGGCCATCTTCAACACTGCCCCTCTGGTGAAACAACAGCATTCCCAGACACATAGGCAGCGAACAGGGGCCTGAAAAAAGAGAATTatggaaagaaaatgtgaaattatttttagtGTCATTCAAGTGTATTTAGAGACAttgaagtcaaataatttttatttgtatagtgcctttcacaacacacatcgtttcaaagaagctttacagaaaatcatgcattaacagaaatgaaactgtaatatctataataccttagagtcatcattgtgtagtttcattaaatatgataGTAAATtgcgtttaaaaataaataattaaataataattgtatttaaaaacccAGTGAGCACAAGATGTTGGCTAatgtagaaaaataaccttgggagaaaccaggctcactgtgggggccagatcccctctggctacatcatgaatataatgccaatattactttaatcattagggctgtcgatttaacgtgttaattcagagcgattaatgttataaaaaattaTGCGCTAAAataaatttacgcaattaatcgcaatgcctccggaccgtaataaggaagattcctgagaaatgcaagcttgtagtaccacctgtttactccagagggcagcaagtgaaatttcagctgtatgagcaacgcgcagtttatacagtgaagaaaatacttcagtaggcagaataacacaacatgcgttacgttcttgcgttcaaaacacctGAAGGAGCGCAagtgcgaactaagggatctcaagatgtgtttaaagattgagtattaaactatattttacttgacacagtgaactaaacattttatgtttatgacgcaacgcacccgagacgctacacaagcatgtctgacgcaggtgtaaattgatgggtccttaaacaagccatcataataaatctccaactgattgacaaattcacttgtgaaatggattgctgtgaactgtatgccaatgactgacttatgatcaataatatggtagtaaacaatacattgtattctaaagcgctttttgtattgtcttattaatgatgaactgttctgccacaagaatgtaatgcatattaattatctgaatattttttcggGATACCATGTAATTa includes the following:
- the LOC127643311 gene encoding protein FAM214B-like, with the protein product MRHIHVELARKEPAIELPAQDGDLLMPSTQSESPEPALRRGVPRPFGEEEIRLQKVYQLSILSQRGGFGESQDAPRAIRVGVKRGLEGPAVSVAQKHLFQEEVDDESDGEVLCGSGVEPLFSSTLLEHRDPEIPRSPPLSPSHPPIPGRRPAQHNHDRPIPDAFVPLSPKSPPMVDPQGPHSARVHCEGSPSTLTPRTEASTAGNVQAGSIEGPRDEDRNNCNLSLEVKGTLYTMESSWAPVPFSTPAEALEWGTSFESSPPPSEKKTTYSNGLSSPEKAPMEANGLMGSSSSCPVKKRLLSSSDTGESCSEDEGPSTSKRSRLALLAPGLGLASCRSTDAKGAPFWNHLLPSAREHTKTATDYSRAGRRRKLGNRLKPRQLRSGRRTDNIRSCSSVSSLSSISRPLLGNFEESILKGRFSPSGRIEGFTAEIGASGSYCPQHATLPVQVTYYDTSEHSAPSPFLGVILLEPLGKKGYSVPKAGTIQVTLFNPNKTVVKMFLVTYNFGDMPVNHMTFLRHRIFLVPVEETEGSEEGQQGSFSDRKKILCYLIHLRFQSSKSGKIYLHNDIRLLFSRKSIEVDAGIPYELKSFTEVPRNPKYSPRV